A single Phycisphaerales bacterium DNA region contains:
- the thiS gene encoding sulfur carrier protein ThiS — protein MPRSAYNAWLMEIMLNGTAQQIQEQATIACLLSLRDLTNKPCAVEVNQQLVPKAMHEQHHLNSGDQVEIVTLVGGG, from the coding sequence CTGCCTCGATCGGCGTATAATGCTTGGCTCATGGAAATCATGCTCAATGGCACCGCACAGCAAATTCAGGAACAGGCCACCATTGCTTGTTTACTATCGCTTCGCGATCTCACGAACAAACCCTGCGCAGTTGAAGTCAACCAACAACTGGTACCAAAAGCCATGCATGAACAGCACCATTTAAACAGCGGCGATCAGGTTGAAATTGTCACGCTGGTTGGAGGCGGCTGA
- a CDS encoding FixH family protein, whose amino-acid sequence MKNYHSIGVFIGSVMIACIAAATACCAPYQGGESTLVVDAPAQGREPFQGHVIESNAGNYLVQFASSPDPMPVSELCELKVRVLRPNGKVIATEDLQLFADAAMPHHGHGMNVVPQVEAQNDGLFLVDGMLFHMPGRWELYFDITENDVTERAQCVVFFE is encoded by the coding sequence GTGAAGAATTATCATTCCATAGGCGTGTTTATTGGCAGTGTCATGATTGCGTGTATCGCAGCGGCGACGGCTTGCTGCGCTCCGTATCAGGGAGGCGAGTCAACGCTGGTAGTCGATGCACCAGCGCAGGGGCGCGAGCCTTTTCAAGGCCATGTTATTGAAAGTAATGCAGGTAATTATCTGGTGCAGTTTGCTTCTTCGCCCGACCCAATGCCTGTCAGTGAATTGTGTGAGCTCAAGGTCCGAGTGTTGCGGCCTAATGGCAAAGTCATTGCGACCGAGGATCTGCAGCTATTTGCAGATGCCGCGATGCCACACCATGGACACGGTATGAATGTGGTGCCGCAAGTTGAAGCTCAAAACGATGGCCTTTTTCTTGTCGATGGAATGCTCTTTCATATGCCAGGTCGATGGGAGCTTTACTTTGACATCACTGAAAACGATGTGACGGAGCGAGCTCAGTGCGTTGTTTTCTTCGAGTAA
- a CDS encoding phosphomannomutase/phosphoglucomutase, whose translation MIGKVFKAYDVRATYPKPLTEKVAWQIGAGAARYLTEFAAAAGREEPMMKHIVVGHDMRTHSPVLVEALCNGIRDFGVHVIDIGMVDTPMIYFAVNHLGCCGGIQTTASHNPANYNGFKFSKIAAKPVGMGSGLEEVQRFAVVSDPNKPRNGGGRIEARDLWEPYRAHVHQFLDPGLLDGSKQIKVAIDASNGMAGTMVPKLFGDVPGIKINKINFDNSTGVFVHEPNPLVESNLQQLKETVVSKKVDLGVCFDGDADRCVVVDEQGSSIGCDLLTAWLSEGFLAKSPGSAVVFDLRSSKSVSEMITEAGGRPVKSRVGHVFMKQAMAENSAAFGGELSGHFYFRDNFNADSGAIAFAAVVSALINADTKMSQQIERAKRYVQSGEMNFEVEEKEAAMETLVEAFSDATLEELDGITLDSGDWWCNVRASNTEPLLRLNLEGPNAATVDAKVAEVAEHLAHLGKMVDH comes from the coding sequence ATGATTGGCAAAGTGTTCAAAGCCTATGACGTTCGGGCGACCTATCCAAAGCCATTGACTGAAAAAGTGGCTTGGCAGATTGGGGCTGGGGCTGCTCGATATCTGACCGAATTTGCAGCCGCAGCAGGGCGTGAAGAGCCCATGATGAAGCACATTGTGGTTGGGCACGATATGCGCACGCATTCACCAGTATTGGTTGAGGCGCTTTGTAATGGCATCCGAGATTTCGGTGTTCATGTCATTGATATTGGCATGGTCGATACGCCGATGATTTACTTTGCTGTGAACCATCTTGGGTGTTGTGGTGGTATTCAAACGACGGCAAGTCATAATCCTGCCAACTACAATGGGTTTAAGTTTTCGAAGATCGCAGCGAAACCGGTTGGCATGGGGAGTGGTCTTGAAGAGGTGCAACGTTTTGCGGTGGTCTCGGATCCGAATAAACCTCGTAACGGTGGCGGTCGAATTGAAGCCCGAGATTTATGGGAACCCTATCGAGCTCATGTTCATCAGTTTTTAGATCCTGGATTGCTTGATGGGTCAAAGCAAATCAAGGTCGCTATTGATGCGTCCAATGGCATGGCTGGGACCATGGTTCCTAAATTGTTTGGAGATGTTCCAGGAATCAAAATCAATAAGATCAACTTTGATAATTCAACAGGTGTCTTCGTGCATGAACCGAATCCACTGGTCGAGAGCAACCTTCAGCAGTTGAAAGAAACGGTTGTCTCAAAGAAAGTTGACTTAGGGGTTTGCTTCGATGGGGATGCAGATCGTTGTGTGGTTGTTGATGAGCAAGGATCGTCTATTGGTTGTGATCTACTGACGGCATGGCTTTCGGAAGGCTTTTTAGCGAAGTCGCCAGGGAGTGCCGTTGTCTTTGATCTTCGATCAAGTAAATCAGTCTCTGAAATGATTACCGAGGCTGGTGGTCGTCCTGTGAAATCGCGGGTTGGCCATGTCTTCATGAAGCAGGCCATGGCTGAGAACAGTGCTGCGTTTGGCGGGGAGCTCTCTGGTCACTTTTACTTTCGTGATAATTTCAATGCAGACTCTGGTGCGATCGCGTTTGCGGCTGTTGTCAGCGCACTGATTAACGCGGATACGAAAATGAGTCAGCAGATTGAGCGCGCCAAGCGTTATGTGCAGTCTGGCGAAATGAACTTTGAAGTTGAAGAAAAGGAAGCAGCTATGGAAACGCTTGTGGAAGCGTTTTCAGATGCCACTTTGGAAGAACTTGACGGTATCACGCTTGATTCAGGTGATTGGTGGTGCAACGTGCGGGCCAGTAATACAGAGCCCTTGTTGCGACTCAATTTAGAAGGGCCAAATGCCGCTACAGTTGATGCAAAAGTGGCTGAAGTCGCTGAGCATCTTGCCCATCTAGGCAAAATGGTAGATCACTAA
- a CDS encoding helicase C-terminal domain-containing protein, with translation MILDVEEFLTPTSAVAGVLEGFEERLEQKRMAAAVSGALASGQHLLVEAGTGTGKSFAYLLPALKRVVEQRERILISTNTINLQEQLVERDIPVLLSTLSDPVRAVLVKGRGNYISLRRMELAIKRRGRILSRPSEHASLDVIDRWARDTRDGTLATLPQLSAPGVWDHVVSDANNCMGRRCPTYEKCFYQRARKEMEDSDLLICNHAVFFSDLALRMQGSGFLPAYDHVILDEGHALEDVAAEHFGLSISESQVAHLLTGLWEPSGSKGFLVHLAGLETGSAQIDAAIKQVQRCRDHADNFFNKLEQYAQSHGAANGRITERNVVEESLSASLSDLAELLNIIRQSVDDEQSGFELGSFLERAREQSQTIEGLLNQVLPGCVYCVEVTRPAKGPRRAVIKCMAIEVAGLLQDHLFGRQKSVIVTSATLTTVSGEFEHIAKRLGCEEAETLQVGSPFDHARLMRVVIDRSTPEPRDPQVVEGLCQRLEVLLERTDGGAFVLFTSYSMLKKVANAMAEVSRAHGYQQLVQGKGGTRSVLLEQFRTDHRSVLMGTASFWQGVDVRGQALRSVIITRLPFEVPDRPLVEARCDLIKQRGGNPFKDDQLPRAVLRFRQGIGRLIRSTTDEGLVAVLDPRIMTKGYGRSFLKALPQGVVVREENLVDPAVEGCEYVVSEQGLELL, from the coding sequence ATGATTCTGGATGTTGAAGAATTTCTGACGCCGACCAGCGCCGTCGCTGGTGTGCTTGAGGGGTTTGAAGAGCGTTTAGAGCAGAAGCGCATGGCTGCAGCGGTCAGTGGTGCTCTTGCCAGTGGTCAGCACCTGCTGGTAGAGGCAGGAACAGGCACAGGAAAGTCTTTTGCGTATCTTTTGCCGGCACTCAAGCGCGTTGTTGAACAGCGTGAGCGAATTTTGATTTCGACCAATACCATCAATTTGCAAGAGCAACTTGTCGAGCGGGACATTCCAGTTCTCTTGAGTACGCTGTCAGATCCAGTCCGTGCGGTCTTAGTCAAAGGGCGTGGCAACTATATTTCTTTACGCCGTATGGAACTGGCCATCAAACGACGTGGGCGAATTCTCTCGCGACCGAGCGAGCATGCATCGCTCGATGTCATCGATCGCTGGGCTCGTGATACGCGTGATGGAACCCTCGCGACGTTGCCGCAACTGAGCGCCCCGGGGGTCTGGGACCATGTGGTGTCCGATGCGAATAATTGTATGGGGCGGCGATGCCCCACCTACGAGAAGTGCTTCTATCAGCGTGCTCGTAAAGAGATGGAAGACAGTGATCTCCTGATCTGTAATCACGCAGTCTTTTTCTCCGATCTTGCCCTTCGCATGCAAGGCAGTGGTTTCTTGCCGGCCTATGACCATGTGATTCTCGATGAAGGTCATGCGCTGGAAGATGTGGCCGCCGAGCATTTTGGATTGAGTATTAGTGAATCACAGGTGGCCCATCTTCTCACTGGGTTGTGGGAACCATCTGGATCAAAAGGCTTCTTAGTTCATCTGGCTGGACTGGAAACTGGTTCTGCGCAGATTGACGCTGCTATTAAGCAGGTGCAACGCTGCCGTGATCATGCTGACAACTTTTTTAACAAGCTGGAACAATATGCCCAGTCCCATGGTGCTGCCAATGGGCGGATTACTGAGCGAAATGTTGTAGAAGAGTCTCTCAGTGCGTCACTGTCTGATCTTGCTGAGTTGCTCAATATCATTCGTCAATCAGTGGATGATGAGCAAAGTGGCTTTGAGTTAGGTAGCTTTCTGGAACGAGCTCGAGAGCAGTCCCAAACGATCGAAGGGCTTCTGAATCAGGTGTTGCCGGGCTGCGTTTATTGCGTGGAGGTGACCAGGCCGGCAAAAGGGCCACGTCGAGCAGTCATTAAGTGTATGGCTATTGAGGTTGCTGGCTTACTGCAGGACCATCTCTTTGGCCGTCAGAAATCAGTGATCGTCACCAGCGCTACATTAACAACCGTGAGCGGCGAATTTGAACACATCGCAAAGCGTCTTGGTTGTGAAGAAGCAGAGACCTTACAAGTTGGTAGCCCCTTTGATCATGCACGACTCATGCGTGTTGTGATTGACCGCAGTACCCCCGAGCCGCGAGATCCGCAAGTTGTTGAAGGACTCTGTCAGCGACTGGAGGTCTTGCTCGAACGCACTGATGGGGGCGCTTTTGTATTATTTACGAGCTACAGCATGCTCAAAAAGGTTGCCAATGCCATGGCTGAAGTGAGCCGTGCGCATGGTTACCAGCAATTGGTGCAGGGAAAGGGTGGCACGCGCTCTGTCCTACTTGAGCAATTTCGTACTGACCATCGCTCTGTACTGATGGGTACCGCTAGCTTCTGGCAGGGTGTGGATGTTCGCGGGCAGGCGTTGCGTAGTGTGATTATTACACGGCTGCCTTTCGAGGTGCCGGATCGCCCCTTGGTGGAAGCTCGCTGCGACCTGATTAAGCAGCGTGGCGGCAACCCCTTTAAAGATGACCAGCTGCCCAGGGCGGTGTTGCGTTTTCGGCAGGGTATCGGCCGCTTGATTCGTTCAACGACGGATGAAGGACTGGTGGCGGTACTCGACCCTCGTATTATGACCAAGGGCTATGGGCGAAGTTTTCTCAAGGCTTTGCCACAGGGGGTGGTGGTGCGAGAGGAAAATTTAGTGGATCCTGCGGTCGAGGGATGTGAGTATGTCGTCAGTGAGCAGGGCTTGGAGCTGCTTTAG
- a CDS encoding thiazole synthase encodes MPKTPNTTDPADLMVGPVNITNRLIVGTGKYGDYETMQQALDASGANVITVAVRRERLIDDQGRSLLDFIDTDRYTILPNTAGCFSCDDAVRIAQLGREILSQMNNPGAAWVKLEVLGDRTTLLPDPVGTLEACRQLAADGFTVMCYSSDDPIMACRLRDAGAASVMPAGSPIGSGRGIANPAAIAIILQLLKDTEHGGDPNYPVIVDAGVGTPSDVTAAMELGADGVLLNTGIAHAKDPINMAHAMRHACEAGRLGYAAGRIPKKLYATASSPWEGVITTIPGE; translated from the coding sequence ATGCCAAAGACACCAAATACAACTGACCCAGCGGACCTCATGGTTGGGCCAGTCAATATTACCAATCGCTTGATCGTTGGCACCGGCAAGTACGGCGACTACGAAACAATGCAACAGGCGCTCGATGCATCCGGCGCCAACGTGATTACCGTTGCAGTACGCCGCGAGAGACTCATTGATGACCAAGGCCGATCACTGCTCGACTTCATTGATACCGACCGCTATACCATCTTGCCTAATACCGCCGGCTGTTTTAGCTGTGATGACGCCGTTCGAATCGCCCAACTTGGTCGAGAAATTCTGAGCCAAATGAACAACCCTGGGGCCGCTTGGGTCAAGCTTGAAGTCCTAGGCGACCGCACCACCCTCCTACCTGATCCTGTCGGCACACTTGAAGCATGCCGACAACTTGCAGCTGATGGCTTTACCGTCATGTGCTATTCCAGTGATGATCCAATTATGGCTTGTCGCTTACGTGATGCTGGCGCGGCAAGTGTGATGCCAGCAGGCAGCCCTATTGGATCTGGCCGTGGCATTGCGAACCCTGCAGCGATTGCAATCATTTTGCAGCTACTCAAAGATACAGAACATGGTGGAGACCCAAACTACCCAGTGATTGTTGATGCCGGCGTGGGCACACCCAGTGATGTCACCGCCGCCATGGAGCTCGGCGCTGATGGCGTCCTGCTCAACACCGGCATCGCCCACGCCAAAGATCCGATCAACATGGCCCACGCGATGCGTCATGCTTGTGAAGCTGGCCGCCTTGGCTATGCCGCTGGGCGAATTCCCAAAAAGCTCTACGCAACCGCATCAAGTCCTTGGGAAGGCGTGATCACCACCATTCCAGGTGAGTAG
- the rsmG gene encoding 16S rRNA (guanine(527)-N(7))-methyltransferase RsmG yields MSSSFTPPDEFLEKAQAAGIGFEPGDLERLEGYVAALIEVNQVMNLTAIAEPAEVWHRHVLESLRLIGHLRAVEASSVLDLGSGGGCPGLPLAIVSPDIRMTLLEATGKKANFLKEISQFLELENVTVINARAENHGRFDGREMYEVVLARAVGPLNVLVELAVPLLCEGGVLVAVKGDRAEAEIAHAATALKLLGAQVQDTLRMETATVVSVVKESPTNRLYPRRPGEPKRSPLGGKMASKSRL; encoded by the coding sequence ATGAGTAGTTCCTTTACACCACCCGACGAATTTCTTGAGAAGGCCCAAGCAGCTGGCATTGGATTTGAGCCCGGTGATCTGGAGCGCCTCGAGGGCTATGTTGCCGCCTTGATTGAAGTGAATCAGGTGATGAACTTGACGGCTATCGCCGAGCCCGCGGAGGTGTGGCATCGTCATGTGCTCGAGAGCCTGCGCTTAATAGGGCATCTGCGTGCGGTCGAGGCCTCATCGGTACTCGATCTGGGATCGGGTGGGGGGTGCCCCGGATTGCCACTGGCCATTGTATCGCCAGATATTCGGATGACATTGCTTGAAGCGACAGGCAAGAAAGCGAATTTCCTTAAAGAGATTAGTCAGTTCTTGGAGTTAGAGAATGTGACGGTTATTAATGCTCGCGCAGAAAATCATGGCCGCTTCGATGGCAGGGAGATGTATGAGGTCGTGTTAGCAAGAGCGGTTGGTCCACTTAATGTTTTGGTTGAACTGGCGGTACCGTTGCTTTGTGAGGGCGGCGTTCTTGTTGCTGTTAAGGGTGATCGCGCTGAAGCGGAAATAGCTCATGCAGCAACAGCTTTAAAGTTACTGGGCGCTCAAGTTCAAGACACGCTTCGTATGGAAACCGCCACGGTTGTCAGTGTCGTCAAGGAATCGCCAACCAATCGCCTCTATCCACGTCGCCCGGGGGAACCCAAGCGATCGCCATTGGGCGGCAAGATGGCAAGTAAGAGCCGCTTATGA
- a CDS encoding cytochrome c peroxidase, which translates to MTQAQDAVKPASLTPTEKQRIARHGFLPQLPADSTNMYAEDEAAVALGHRLFFEKRLSGNGQLSCMSCHDPSQAFTDGLKVASGAGQVSRNTPTLLNVAHQRWFFWDGRMDTLWGQALEPIERSKEMDGDRVSVARLLITDQTLRQAYESAFGPLPLPKATASWPERAAPRFDDSQISAAWASMPAGQQAVVNEIFVNTGKSIAAYERKLVTGPSPFDLYVQGMTQDATALPQGMTPSAVRGAALFVGRANCRMCHVGALLSDGEFHSVGIVGNAGDVMQLPGRFDGVRQLQANPFRAAGIYSDDPTGKQAKLAGRLVGGPELWGQIRTPSLRNVAQTAPYMHNGQFASLEEVLAYYSTLDGAIFPGHHQEAILEPLGLTEQEQADLKAFLESLTGTPPEEIYLSPPVTGEPSGQSPSSSSNQ; encoded by the coding sequence GTGACGCAGGCGCAAGATGCTGTGAAGCCAGCGTCGCTGACACCGACAGAGAAACAACGTATTGCGCGGCATGGCTTTCTGCCTCAATTGCCTGCAGATTCAACCAATATGTATGCGGAAGATGAAGCAGCTGTTGCACTTGGGCATCGGTTGTTTTTTGAGAAGCGCCTCAGCGGTAATGGACAATTGAGTTGTATGTCTTGCCACGACCCAAGTCAGGCATTTACCGACGGCCTCAAAGTGGCCAGCGGTGCGGGGCAGGTTTCTCGGAATACGCCTACGCTTTTGAATGTGGCGCATCAGCGCTGGTTCTTCTGGGATGGACGCATGGACACGCTGTGGGGTCAAGCATTAGAGCCAATTGAGCGTAGCAAAGAAATGGATGGTGATCGCGTCTCAGTTGCTCGTTTGTTGATCACCGATCAGACGTTGCGGCAAGCGTATGAGTCAGCCTTCGGTCCACTACCGTTACCCAAGGCAACCGCGTCGTGGCCTGAAAGAGCAGCCCCTCGTTTTGATGACAGTCAAATCTCAGCAGCGTGGGCAAGTATGCCTGCAGGGCAGCAAGCGGTCGTTAATGAAATCTTTGTCAATACAGGTAAGTCGATCGCGGCCTATGAACGAAAGCTTGTGACGGGTCCTTCGCCATTTGATCTTTATGTTCAGGGTATGACACAAGATGCCACCGCGTTGCCTCAAGGGATGACGCCATCGGCGGTGCGTGGCGCGGCTCTCTTTGTGGGGCGAGCAAACTGCCGGATGTGCCATGTTGGAGCATTGCTCTCCGATGGAGAGTTTCATTCGGTAGGTATTGTCGGTAACGCAGGGGACGTGATGCAATTGCCAGGTCGATTTGATGGCGTTCGGCAGTTGCAAGCGAATCCATTTCGAGCCGCCGGTATCTACAGCGATGATCCAACGGGCAAGCAAGCAAAGCTTGCGGGGCGATTGGTCGGTGGGCCTGAGCTCTGGGGGCAAATTCGTACGCCTTCACTGCGTAATGTTGCCCAGACGGCGCCGTATATGCATAACGGTCAGTTTGCCTCGCTGGAAGAGGTTCTGGCTTATTACTCGACCTTAGATGGCGCGATCTTTCCGGGGCACCACCAGGAAGCCATTTTGGAGCCACTGGGCCTGACGGAACAAGAGCAGGCAGATCTCAAGGCCTTCCTTGAGTCACTCACTGGTACGCCGCCAGAAGAGATTTATTTATCGCCACCAGTGACAGGCGAGCCTTCTGGCCAATCGCCGAGCTCATCGAGTAACCAGTGA
- a CDS encoding sodium:proton antiporter: protein MTTTPPDINLPNETRLGPIAAAAILIGLIVAILTVWGLVGHSTPSDHTQQTATAEAEPALATTAATDHEVHEAHDDHTPKVLPPVWYIGILPFIGILGCIAVLPLLSSTHHWWENNLNRFIVSMCFAGLTMLYYLLAEGLHSLPYVMNHAIIEEYIPFIVLLFSLYVISGGIRLSGDLAAHPLTNTTFLLVGAGIASFIGTTGASMLLIRPLLNTNKERKHKVHTVVFFIFLASNIGGTLLPVGDPPLFLGFLAGVPFTWTLGLWPEWLICCIVLLIVYYIIDTRAYKREAPADVRRDDRNIEPLRLVGWFNLFWLALLVVVLALIDPTKVVPGTNWEPFLFMRELIMLGIVVIAWGTTRPQIRTDNQFNFAAIIEVAVIFIGIFIAMQVPLEVLKISGSTITNAFGEPWHFFWATGILSSFLDNAPTYLVFLQLAQQVPITEGMDTLIIAEGTAKEYVISDSHLAAISLGAVFMGAMSYIGNGPNFMVKAIAEQSGVKMPSFFGYMFRYSIPILIPLFIVISLLVEFVI from the coding sequence GTGACTACCACGCCTCCTGACATCAATTTGCCAAACGAAACCAGGCTTGGCCCAATTGCTGCCGCTGCGATCTTGATTGGGTTGATTGTGGCCATTCTCACCGTTTGGGGCCTTGTGGGTCATTCCACCCCCAGTGATCACACACAACAAACCGCTACCGCTGAAGCAGAACCAGCACTCGCCACCACAGCGGCAACCGATCATGAAGTGCACGAGGCCCATGACGATCACACACCAAAGGTGCTTCCACCAGTTTGGTACATCGGCATTCTTCCGTTTATCGGGATTCTTGGCTGCATTGCAGTGCTTCCGCTCCTGAGTTCGACACACCACTGGTGGGAAAACAACCTCAATCGATTCATCGTCTCGATGTGCTTTGCTGGCCTCACCATGTTGTACTACTTACTTGCAGAAGGCTTGCACTCACTGCCGTACGTGATGAACCATGCCATCATTGAAGAGTACATCCCGTTCATTGTTCTGCTCTTTAGTCTGTACGTCATATCCGGTGGCATTCGTCTCTCAGGCGACCTTGCGGCGCACCCACTCACAAACACCACCTTCTTGTTGGTTGGTGCTGGCATCGCAAGCTTCATTGGCACGACCGGCGCCAGCATGCTTTTGATCAGGCCGCTGTTGAATACCAACAAAGAGAGAAAGCATAAAGTTCATACTGTTGTCTTCTTCATTTTTCTCGCCAGCAATATTGGTGGAACCCTTCTGCCTGTTGGCGACCCACCACTTTTCCTGGGCTTCCTTGCCGGCGTGCCCTTCACATGGACACTTGGACTCTGGCCCGAGTGGCTGATCTGCTGCATTGTTCTTCTCATTGTCTATTACATCATTGACACCCGTGCCTATAAGCGCGAGGCACCAGCTGATGTTCGCCGTGACGATCGCAATATTGAACCACTTCGCCTAGTGGGCTGGTTCAACTTGTTTTGGCTTGCTTTGCTCGTAGTCGTGCTGGCGTTGATTGATCCGACGAAAGTTGTTCCTGGCACAAATTGGGAACCTTTTCTGTTTATGCGTGAGCTTATTATGCTCGGCATTGTGGTCATTGCCTGGGGAACAACGCGACCTCAAATTCGCACTGACAATCAATTCAACTTTGCGGCCATCATTGAGGTTGCCGTTATTTTTATCGGTATTTTCATTGCCATGCAGGTGCCACTTGAAGTGCTCAAGATTTCAGGAAGCACGATCACCAATGCCTTTGGAGAACCATGGCATTTCTTCTGGGCCACTGGCATTCTTTCAAGCTTCCTTGATAACGCACCGACGTATCTGGTTTTCTTGCAACTTGCCCAACAGGTACCAATCACAGAGGGCATGGATACGCTTATTATCGCTGAAGGCACCGCCAAAGAGTATGTCATCAGTGATAGTCACTTGGCAGCCATTAGCCTTGGCGCCGTCTTTATGGGCGCCATGAGTTATATCGGCAATGGACCAAACTTCATGGTCAAAGCGATTGCTGAGCAATCAGGCGTGAAAATGCCAAGCTTCTTTGGATACATGTTCCGCTACAGCATCCCAATTCTCATTCCGTTGTTTATTGTGATTAGCCTTCTTGTTGAATTCGTTATCTAA
- a CDS encoding NHL repeat-containing protein, which yields MTRQGSVLGWQLALMAMAALLLTQPLSVRAQSQKAIGWTYSQTVGDLDMPRAAAILPPDETGTYSVVLAERGGVRLLSGQHGQFDDPAGLTIFDDVGNPSAIVADGDQRIYIADADRHQIIVLDAWGAPLAVWGGPEELFEPAGLAIDEQRGVLYVADTGQHRIARYSLDGQLQGYWQGPKELPLKRPAGLAVAADGQLVVSDTGNHRLLIVQPESLSESVGPAQQVGQWGMYPGMLDEPAALQIVDGLIYVTERRNHRVQVFDMAGQSQGMWGKHALMPHQGEGKLHYPDQFLVAPDGTWAMVVEGLEDRMQVFKPGDPLVAPAGPQGILAQETKTHFGAHPAISGELLVIPDPETHQVYVFRMTAREPILITQFGMRGTGAGRFMDLSGLSVNGQTIEVLDPSTSRLAQFRLDWKPEDPLKFDPLISRLVKSRDFGEDATAKGQRGLWLGAMVLDDDGRRFMIDQANAEILVIDSEGKVERRFGQSDLPEQSLSRPTALVLDQKEQLYIVDATKKMVFIFGVDGQFVGTFGGPDVLESPFGVTVVGDRVYVTDRATGEIVVFDVGDDQVVQRIAGPGGRGFDVDQMFKPSGIVHDHQGRLIVLDEGNHRGQIWSPQGQWLVTFGLGRSYTPDRRPRPIPSE from the coding sequence ATGACTAGGCAGGGCAGTGTTTTAGGATGGCAATTGGCGCTGATGGCGATGGCAGCTTTGCTATTGACGCAACCTTTATCAGTTCGGGCCCAATCCCAAAAGGCAATCGGTTGGACTTATTCACAGACCGTCGGTGATCTGGATATGCCGCGGGCAGCCGCTATTTTACCGCCTGATGAGACAGGTACTTACAGTGTCGTGCTGGCAGAACGCGGTGGCGTGCGTTTGTTGAGTGGTCAACATGGGCAGTTTGATGATCCTGCTGGCCTGACGATTTTTGACGATGTCGGCAATCCTTCCGCGATCGTTGCTGATGGCGACCAGCGCATTTATATTGCAGATGCTGACCGTCATCAAATTATTGTGCTTGATGCCTGGGGAGCGCCGCTGGCAGTTTGGGGCGGTCCTGAGGAATTATTTGAGCCTGCTGGCTTGGCCATTGATGAGCAGCGTGGTGTGCTTTACGTTGCGGACACTGGGCAACATCGTATTGCAAGGTATAGCCTTGACGGACAGTTGCAGGGTTATTGGCAAGGACCAAAGGAGTTGCCGCTGAAGAGGCCCGCGGGGCTTGCTGTTGCAGCAGATGGTCAGCTTGTTGTTTCTGATACCGGTAATCATCGGTTACTGATTGTTCAACCTGAATCGCTCAGTGAATCTGTTGGCCCAGCGCAGCAAGTTGGGCAGTGGGGTATGTATCCAGGCATGCTTGACGAGCCAGCAGCGTTGCAGATCGTTGATGGATTGATCTATGTGACCGAGCGGCGTAATCATCGTGTGCAAGTTTTTGACATGGCCGGTCAAAGCCAGGGTATGTGGGGTAAACATGCACTAATGCCTCATCAAGGCGAGGGCAAACTACATTACCCAGATCAGTTTCTCGTTGCCCCTGATGGTACCTGGGCAATGGTTGTTGAAGGGCTCGAAGATCGCATGCAGGTCTTTAAACCTGGAGACCCATTGGTAGCGCCTGCAGGGCCGCAAGGGATCTTGGCTCAGGAGACCAAGACGCACTTCGGCGCCCATCCAGCAATTTCAGGAGAACTTCTGGTGATACCTGATCCAGAAACGCACCAGGTCTATGTCTTTCGAATGACCGCGCGAGAACCAATTCTGATTACGCAATTTGGTATGCGTGGCACGGGCGCTGGTCGTTTTATGGATCTGAGTGGTTTGTCAGTGAATGGTCAGACCATTGAGGTGCTTGACCCTTCGACTTCACGACTGGCGCAGTTTCGTTTGGATTGGAAGCCAGAGGATCCATTGAAATTTGACCCCTTGATTAGTCGTTTGGTCAAGAGCCGTGATTTTGGTGAGGACGCAACTGCAAAAGGGCAGCGCGGGCTTTGGCTTGGCGCGATGGTTCTTGATGATGATGGTCGGCGATTTATGATCGATCAAGCCAATGCTGAGATTCTTGTGATTGATTCAGAAGGCAAAGTTGAAAGACGCTTTGGCCAAAGTGATTTGCCAGAACAGTCCTTGAGCCGGCCAACAGCTCTCGTGCTGGATCAAAAGGAGCAGCTCTACATCGTCGATGCGACGAAAAAGATGGTGTTTATATTTGGTGTCGATGGTCAGTTTGTTGGGACCTTCGGTGGCCCAGATGTTCTCGAAAGTCCTTTTGGTGTAACGGTCGTCGGCGATAGGGTGTACGTCACAGATCGCGCCACCGGTGAGATTGTCGTGTTCGATGTTGGTGATGACCAGGTGGTTCAGCGTATTGCGGGGCCTGGTGGACGGGGATTCGATGTCGACCAGATGTTCAAGCCATCTGGAATTGTGCACGATCACCAGGGGCGGCTCATCGTGCTTGATGAGGGCAATCATCGTGGGCAAATTTGGTCGCCGCAGGGGCAATGGTTGGTCACTTTTGGCCTTGGCCGCTCATACACACCGGATCGCAGGCCGCGGCCAATACCCAGTGAATAA